In a genomic window of Cuculus canorus isolate bCucCan1 chromosome 4, bCucCan1.pri, whole genome shotgun sequence:
- the RNF4 gene encoding E3 ubiquitin-protein ligase RNF4, translated as MSTNQRKRRGGAVNSRQARKRSRMMASATERASEAEPIELEESAGEEVVDLTCESSDPVVVDLTHNDSVVIVEENQRQRRNLRLRSQRQSDSCVLSSDDEDESRDNDVYMTDKVTQELGPLEDETASSKPSGTITCPICMDGYSEIVQSGRLIVSTKCGHVFCSQCLRDSLRNANSCPTCRKKLTHRQYHPIYI; from the exons ATGAGCACA AATCAACGGAAGCGCCGTGGAGGAGCAGTTAATTCCAGGCAAGCTCGAAAACGAAGCAGAATGATGGCTTCTGCCACAGAAAGGGCTTCAGAAGCAGAGCCAATTGAACTTGAAGAAAGTG ctggtgaagaagtAGTAGATCTCACATGTGAATCTTCTGATCCTGTAGTCGTTGATCTAACTCACAATGATTCTGTTGTG ATTGTTGAAG AGAATCAACGACAAAGGAGAAATCTCCGGCTAAGAAGCCAGCGGCAGTCAGACAGCTGTGTACTGAGTAGCGATGATGAAGATGAATCAAGAGATAATGATGTGTACATGACAGATAAAGTGACTCAAGAATTGGGACCACTGGAGGATGAAACTGCAAGTTCAAA GCCGTCTGGTACCATTACCTGTCCAATTTGCATGGATGGCTACTCGGAG ATTGTGCAAAGTGGACGACTGATTGTGTCAACCAAATGCGGCCACGTCTTCTGCAGTCAGTGCCTCCGTGACTCCCTTAGGAATGCCAACTCTTGCCCAACCTGCAGGAAGAAACTTACTCACAGACAATATCATCCCATTTATATATGA